A genomic segment from Spinacia oleracea cultivar Varoflay chromosome 3, BTI_SOV_V1, whole genome shotgun sequence encodes:
- the LOC130469476 gene encoding uncharacterized protein, protein MTDDSEYLSDGEEPHGEEDEATPDPVTKRLNKMENHMKKRCSLMMKLMTKLPGAPTHVETEPTDGYAASPFCEAIARVTVPHQLRLPTWTTLYDGTSDPYRHVNFYKQRMWQIGIPYDLVEPVMCKSFGGTLDGAALEWLMNITPGSIFCLSDLINAFYQQFASSRQLEKQTSDLYRLVQGPAESVRDYFNRFNCEKISIKNCDVRTAIEAFKRGLVPNSELFRELTKYPCATFEEIRSRATAQMRIEDDEITRMVSQRPAGGSSDWRSYTPRNNGWRHQPYNRQSQVQNVNQYDETNSVYRNERVVYPPISEYGFNVDIGGVVNALQSVGGTVRWPKKSDRPDSTKDMSRWCDFHRDNGHTTEECISLKKEVAYLLKRGHLKDLLSDKGKETYNKGSSSQPNPAPSGDRPTPPTFEKVVNVISGGSDICGLTSSAAKKINRGEYEAVKEGQTEDEAALDKSLAAMIITFDDSDSTDKIQEHHDGLVISLAIGNALIKRILIDNSSSANVLFLEALQEMGLDEKSIIRRSTVLVGFSGESLRTVGEISLPTYAEGVNVMTKFNVVDCPSAYNVILGRPWIHKMKAVPSTYHQSIKFPTKWGVMEIKGQQRDAKKCYETALKPSKSSI, encoded by the coding sequence ATGACTGACGACTCTGAGTACCTGTCCGACGGTGAGGAGCCACATGGGGAAGAGGACGAAGCAACACCGGACCCCGTCACCAAGCGCCTAAATAAGATGGAAAATCACATGAAGAAGCGATGCTCGTTGATGATGAAGCTGATGACCAAACTGCCGGGGGCACCCACGCACGTGGAAACCGAGCCAACCGACGGGTATGCAGCATCGCCGTTCTGCGAAGCGATCGCTAGGGTGACGGTACCACACCAGCTCCGACTCCCTACCTGGACCACCCTGTATGACGGAACGTCTGATCCATACAGACACGTCAACTTCTACAAGCAGCGAATGTGGCAGATCGGCATCCCCTACGACCTGGTCGAGCCCGTCATGTGCAAATCCTTCGGAGGAACCCTCGACGGAGCAGCCCTGGAATGGCTCATGAACATTACACCTGGATCTATCTTCTGCCTGTCCGACCTCATCAACGCCTTCTACCAACAATTCGCCAGCAGTCGCCAGTTGGAGAAACAAACAAGTGACCTCTATCGGTTGGTCCAAGGACCTGccgagtcggtacgcgattattttaaccgttttaattgtgaGAAAATTAGTATAAAAAACTGTGATGTCAGGACAGCCATCGAAGCATTCAAGAGAGGTCTCGTCCCCAACTCGGAGCTGTTCCGGGAACTAACCAAATATCCCTGTGCAACCTTCGAAGAAATCAGATCGAGGGCTACTGCCCAGATGCGGATTGAAGACGACGAGATTACACGAATGGTTTCTCAGCGACCAGCAGGGGGCAGCAGCGACTGGAGGTCGTACACCCCAAGGAACAACGGCTGGAGACACCAACCATACAACCGCCAGAGTCAGGTACAAAATGTCAATCAATATGATGAGACTAACAGTGTTTACAGGAATGAACGGGTCGTTTATCCCCCCATCTCCGAGTATGGCTTCAACGTCGACATCGGAGGCGTGGTAAACGCCCTTCAAAGTGTAGGTGGTACCGTCAGATGGCCTAAGAAGAGCGACAGACCAGACTCTACGAAGGACATGAGCAGGTGGTGCGACTTCCACCGCGACAATGGCCACACAACCGAGGAATGCATCTCCCTAAAAAAGGAGGTGGCGTATCTATTGAAAAGAGGCCACCTAAAGGACCTACTGAGCGACAAAGGAAAGGAGACGTACAACAAGGGTAGCAGCTCCCAACCCAACCCAGCACCAAGCGGCGACCGACCGACCCCGCCCACGTTCGAAAAAGTGGTAAACGTTATTTCTGGTGGTTCAGATATATGTGGACTAACTtcttctgcagctaaaaaaATCAACAGGGGCGAATATGAAGCCGTCAAAGAGGGGCAGACCGAAGATGAAGCAGCACTCGACAAGTCATTAGCAGCGATGATAATAACTTTCGACGACTCAGACTCAACCGACAAAATACAGGAACATCATGACGGGCTAGTCATATCGCTCGCAATAGGCAATGCTCTCATCAAAAGGATATTGATCGACAACAGCAGCTCAGCAAACGTATTGTTCCTAGAGGCTCTGCAGGAAATGGGACTAGACGAAAAGAGTATAATCAGAAGGTCgacagtcctagtaggattcagtGGAGAATCGCTACGAACAGTAGGAGAGATATCGCTGCCTACGTACGCAGAAGGTGTTAATGTGATGACCAAGTTCAACGTCGTCGACTGCCCATCAGCATACAACGTCATTTTGGGACgaccatggatccacaaaatgaagGCGGTGCCGTCGACATACCACCAGTCAATCAAGTTCCCAACCAAATGGGGAgtcatggaaatcaaaggacAACAAAGGGACGCAAAGAAATGTTATGAAACGGCGCTGAAACCATCAAAGTCATccatctag